The nucleotide sequence AATCTAATTTGTTGCTTGTTGAGGCTGCTTGGCGAATCCCTTCTGCGAGGTCGTACATAGCAGAAACCACCAGTTTAAAGTGCTCATTGTTAATGTTGAATTCACCTTTGCCGTGATAGGTGATGTAATTCCGTTCGTTTAGGTGGACGATAGAAGGAGTTCCTGCTTTTGAGTATTCAGAAGATTCAACGATTCGGTAATCAAATTTATCCATTTTAATTGCCTCCTATGCTGTTGGCTTACGGTCGATGATGCCCATTCCCGTTAACAGTAGCCGGATTGTGGTTGGCCCTACAAAAGTAAAACCGCGCTTTTTCATATCCTTGGCAACTGTTGCTCCAAGTTCATCTTCGTCAACTTGGTCACTATTCATTGGATGAAATGACCAAAAGTAGTCAGCTAAATTTGAGAATTCAGGTTCTAACCTGCTTGCTGCTTTTGCATTTTGAAGGACCGCACGGATTTTGCGACCATTTTGAATCATTTGTTCATCACTTTCAATTTTCTCTAAGTCAACGTCATCGAATTGAGCCACTCGATAATAATCAAAATCAGCAAACAAACGTTTAAATACAGGGATTTTGGATGCTGCTACTTTCCAACTCATTCCCGGTTGAAAGACTGCTACAATTAAGAATTCAAATGCTTCACGGTTATCGTGGATTTTTGAACCAAATAACTGGTGGTATTCTTGAACGCCATTTTGTTCCATGTGATCCCTCCTTACGCATAGCAAGATAACACTTTCTGGTTGAACTGGGGTGAAATTTGCTTTGGCTACTTTTTTAGGAAATAAACTGTGGCAAATAAGAGGTTGGGACAAAGCAAAGATCAACGAAAAAAATGCTGTTATAATTTCACTTTTTGAAATTATAACGGCATCTTTTTCTTCTATTCAGATAGTTGCTACACGCAGTAACCATCAGGACTGAGAGCCTCAGGACAGTAAGCATCAGGAGTGAATCCCGCTACTCGCAGAATTCACTTACTGTTGCTCTTGTCGGGGCACTACGACTGAATCAAAGATTCATGTAGTGCTCCCTACTCCTGACTCTCAGTTACTGTTGGTCTGCAGTAAACATCAAGTTTGAATCCTGCTATTCGCAGAATTCAATACTTGTTGTTCTTGCTGGGGCGCTAAGACGAAATCAATGATTTCTGTAGCGCTCTCTGCGGGGTGGGACGACGAAAGCATCTTAGTATGCTTTCTGTCTCACTCCCTTAGACTCAATTAATTTAATTTGATCTACATTAGTACATTGGCAAACAATGCAAGCAAGGCAAGAAGCAATACAGAAAGCGCTAATAATTTATATCCGGTTGCCTTTGTTGCTTGTCCCATAGAAAACATTTCTCTTTCCTGACGAAGTTCGGTTCTCTTCATTTAGGATTCGCTTCCTTTCTTTTTGAAGACTGCCCATTTAGACCAGAAGTAGTTCACGATAACAACTACGACGTTAGCGATAATTTTAACTACGATTTCATTCCATTTTAACCCTGAAATCCCCAGAATCATAATTCCTTGTTCAATAAAGTACGAAGCAAATCGACCGAGGAAAAAGGAAGCCATCTCTTTGGCAACTTCTTTACGGGTTTCAGTGTATGAATGAAATACATAGACCTTATTTGAAATGTAAGCAAATAGCACACTGAGAAGCCAGGCAATGGTGTTGTTGATTAAATAGTTCCAGTCAGTTAGCCAGTGTAGCAGGGCGAAAACTAGAATATTCACCACGGTGGTCATGACTCCCCAAAATAGGTAATCGATGACCTGCTTTTGCTGTTTGTAGATTGATAACAGTTTTTTCATGTTTTAACGTCTTTCTTGAATGATGAATTTTGGGCGGTGCTTAGTTTCAAGATAAATTTTACTAATGTATTTACCAACAATTCCTAAACAAAATAGTTGAACTCCGCTTAAGAACAAGATTATTGAGACGATTGAAGCCCAACCGTTAACTGAACCACCGAAGAAAATGGCTCTGATGACAACAAAAACTAGTCCTAAAATCGATAAGAAACAGATTAAGCCACCAATGAAACTTGCTAGTTTTAAAGGTACATCTGAGAAGTCAACTAGTGCTTCGAGCGAGTAGTCAAATAATTGCCATATCGACCACGATGTTTCTCCAGCTGCGCGGGGAACTCCTTCATACTCTAGATACTTGGTTTTAAATCCGACCCACGAGAAAATTCCCTTAGAAAATCGGTTATATTCAGGCATTGATAAAACTGCGTCTACATAACGTCTCGTCATTAACCGATAATCCCGGACATTTTGTTTAATGGGCACCTTGGACATCTTGTTGATTACCTTATAGAAGGAAGCAGATAAGAATGCTCTAACTGGATTTTGACGCCGAGACTTTTGAACACAACCAACTACATCGTATTCGCTATCCTGTTGATCCAAAATATCGACCATTTCGATTAACAACTCAGGCGGATCTTGAAGATCCACATCCATAACAGCTACGAAGTCTCCATGAGCGTTTGATAGGCCTGCAGCAAATGCAGATTCCTTTCCAAAGTTTCTTGAAAAGGAAATGTAGTGAACTTCATCCGGGTGAGCGTCGTGCAACTTACGCATCACGTTTAATGTATTATCCGCAGAACCATCGTTAACAAATATGTAGTCAGGTTGGTACTGTTCTTCGTGGGTCTCGTTAAGTTTGGCAAAAACCTTTTCGGTTGTATCGTAAAATAAGTTGACCGTTGGTTCCTCATTGTAACAGGGAACGATCAAACTAATCGTCTTCAATTGTAAGTCCTCCAATATATTACTCTGTCCATTCACCGTTAGTCATGATACTGACTTCTTCACCATTAGCTTTGATACCGGTAATATTCATATCTGCCGAGCCAATCATGAAGTCAACGTGAATTTGTGAGTCGTTTAGCCCTAGACTAGCTAATTCCGTTCTAGTCTTCTTGGTTCCATCTTTAATGCTAAATGGATAACCTGACCCCAGGGCCATGTGGTCAGAAGCATTTTCATCAAACAGCGTGTTGTAAAAAATTGTTTTCATTTGAGAAATTGGTGAGCTTTCTGGAACTAATGCCACTTCCCCAAGTGAACTAGCACCTTCATCTGTATTGATTAAGTGTTTTAGTAACTCCTCACCACTGGAAGCCTGAGCAGAAATTACCCGGCCATCTTTAAACATCAATTTGATATCTTTTATTAATTGCCCATTATTACTGAGGGGTAACGTTGCCGACACAGTGCCATTTATCCTTCGTGAATCTGGCGCAGTGAACACCTCTTCAGTTGGAATGTTAGGAACAAAGAAGTTACCAGCTAAATCTGTTGATCCAGCACCTTCCCAAACGTGTCCCTTTGGTAGTCCGACAGTGATATCAGTTTTAGCAGACTGATAATGTAGTGAATCGAATTGTTGTTGATTTAGCCAGTCCGCACGATTGGAGAGGTCGCTAACGTGTTCCTTCCAAATCTTTTCAGGGTCGGGAGTATTAATTCTAGTGGCAGTAAAAATGGCCTGCCAAAGTTTTGCGACAGCCTTCTCAGAAGATAATTCTGGATAAAGCATCTTTGCCCAATCAGCACCCGCAGCGGCAACTACCAGCCAACTAATATCATTGTTCATTGTGGCTTTAGTAACGGGTTTCTTAACTTTTGAATAAGTTTTTTGGTATTGGTTAATTCTGGCGGGTTCAACCTCACTAAACACGTCAGGAGAATCTGAAAGAAGTGAGATTCTGCTAGCATGTTTATCCATTAATTCTTGGGCGGCAATCCGTTCAAATTCATAAGCCTCTTGTAGTCTAGTTTCTGAAGTGTGTTTCAAGAACTGACGTTGAATCTTTGAGTCGTTCCATTTAACGATTACTTCGTTAGCTTTGAGCTTGTACGCCCAGCTGCTGATGAGTTCAGCTAATCTTGCCTGAGAAACGTCAGCGTATAAAATAATTGTTTGGCCTGGTTGGACGTTTGCACCAACCTTTGTAATCAACTGTGCATACTGATCAAGTTGATCTGCGAATGTTTCTTCGATAAATATCACCCCAACGCTTGTTAATATCCTGCTAAAGATTATACCATAATCATAATTAATCAAATTTGCCTAACGGTATCAAAGCGATGTTTTGGTATACTTGGTTAGAAAGGAAGTTTTGAACGAATGAAAAAAATCAAAGTCATGACCATCTTTGGTACCAGACCAGAAGCCATCAAGATGGCACCGATTATTTTAAGAATGAACCAAAACCTAGACAAATTCACCCCAGTTACCGTGGTGTCTGCCCAACATAGGGAGATGCTAGACCAAGTTCTTGAAGTGTTTCACATCACTCCTGACTACGATTTGAACGTGATGAAGCAAAATCAGACACTTAGCGACATTACTAC is from Lentilactobacillus curieae and encodes:
- a CDS encoding GtrA family protein, giving the protein MKKLLSIYKQQKQVIDYLFWGVMTTVVNILVFALLHWLTDWNYLINNTIAWLLSVLFAYISNKVYVFHSYTETRKEVAKEMASFFLGRFASYFIEQGIMILGISGLKWNEIVVKIIANVVVVIVNYFWSKWAVFKKKGSES
- a CDS encoding glycosyltransferase family 2 protein, encoding MKTISLIVPCYNEEPTVNLFYDTTEKVFAKLNETHEEQYQPDYIFVNDGSADNTLNVMRKLHDAHPDEVHYISFSRNFGKESAFAAGLSNAHGDFVAVMDVDLQDPPELLIEMVDILDQQDSEYDVVGCVQKSRRQNPVRAFLSASFYKVINKMSKVPIKQNVRDYRLMTRRYVDAVLSMPEYNRFSKGIFSWVGFKTKYLEYEGVPRAAGETSWSIWQLFDYSLEALVDFSDVPLKLASFIGGLICFLSILGLVFVVIRAIFFGGSVNGWASIVSIILFLSGVQLFCLGIVGKYISKIYLETKHRPKFIIQERR
- a CDS encoding DNA-3-methyladenine glycosylase I, with translation MEQNGVQEYHQLFGSKIHDNREAFEFLIVAVFQPGMSWKVAASKIPVFKRLFADFDYYRVAQFDDVDLEKIESDEQMIQNGRKIRAVLQNAKAASRLEPEFSNLADYFWSFHPMNSDQVDEDELGATVAKDMKKRGFTFVGPTTIRLLLTGMGIIDRKPTA
- a CDS encoding aminopeptidase is translated as MEETFADQLDQYAQLITKVGANVQPGQTIILYADVSQARLAELISSWAYKLKANEVIVKWNDSKIQRQFLKHTSETRLQEAYEFERIAAQELMDKHASRISLLSDSPDVFSEVEPARINQYQKTYSKVKKPVTKATMNNDISWLVVAAAGADWAKMLYPELSSEKAVAKLWQAIFTATRINTPDPEKIWKEHVSDLSNRADWLNQQQFDSLHYQSAKTDITVGLPKGHVWEGAGSTDLAGNFFVPNIPTEEVFTAPDSRRINGTVSATLPLSNNGQLIKDIKLMFKDGRVISAQASSGEELLKHLINTDEGASSLGEVALVPESSPISQMKTIFYNTLFDENASDHMALGSGYPFSIKDGTKKTRTELASLGLNDSQIHVDFMIGSADMNITGIKANGEEVSIMTNGEWTE